The following are encoded together in the Drosophila sechellia strain sech25 chromosome 3R, ASM438219v1, whole genome shotgun sequence genome:
- the LOC6607788 gene encoding mastermind-like protein 2 isoform X1: MRPFLLFALLLALANCEQRPLVFTNWPPKSSKQLSRPVIGAGGPGSAGAPGKQRTLVVQIHSDQPVPLVLKGRPGHGAHSHAAHLAHPHSVHPAHVLSHAHSHAHLHSHPLIHVPHQYQHQHLRGPPRPMKLSGPSPVYLKPAGSLRKPLKIKLNNVKPKTKPTFGYDKPFKYEKPTAVSYSELQNLPLDTHNNFNTEHFAPIYTVPAPNLADNHLDVEEGHLDTSYLYKPPSQTQIQTPSSSARPQTYLPPKYSVHEDETNDQTIRDPISGSQKLFAPDPDPSLPTTKIRPATESFNTPSNNKPLPADVQSNHLPAQPLVQIVGAQTAAQTAPEIYPIQYAQPAVQSQSFIAAIPAAHIPIYNPTYLVTQSNQLYSAHKQQLFKPSSEPVVETGYVNADLTQEVASNGQILQAAKDPHHNIHPVLDSAPQYAALIAAPALGDPNEGAYETASFHLPNVASAVTASVPEGGFVVSNFYGHAHDSSQLLQAYAEEEARRQQLETEQAAIELQKQQQLHLEELKAQAQEQQQQHQLHLEELRAQAQYQQQQQQQFEVLQAQAQEQHLQQQHQQHQLQLLQLQQQQQQLQQPVQHHPPQQLQQQQQQQQVAQDPAASAFEEHQRLVQQQLGANTPLRIFVPDEEAAESRLQKRSDDVKKGTVEDVSSTGQNDGDSEESAKDLFEVSTSVEVAGEHLTASSN, from the exons ATGAGG CCATTCCTGCTGTTCGCACTGCTCCTGGCGCTGGCTAACTGCGAGCAGCGTCCGCTGGTCTTCACCAACTGGCCACCGAAGAGCTCCAAGCAGCTGAGTCGTCCCGTCATCGGAGCTGGAGGTCCTGGATCCGCTGGAGCGCCTGGGAAGCAGCGCACGCTGGTCGTCCAAATACACAGCGATCAACCGGTGCCCTTGGTACTGAAGGGTCGTCCTGGACATGGAGCGCACAGCCATGCCGCCCATCTGGCCCATCCGCACTCCGTGCATCCTGCCCATGTTCTGTCGCACGCTCATTCACATGCCCATCTTCACTCGCATCCGCTGATCCATGTGCCACATCAGTATCAGCATCAGCACCTGCGCGGACCACCGCGTCCCATGAAGCTGAGTGGTCCGTCGCCCGTGTACCTGAAGCCAGCTGGATCTCTACGGAAACCACTGAAGATCAAACTGAACAATGTGAAGCCCAAGACGAAACCCACATTCGGATACGACAAACCCTTTAAGTACGAGAAGCCCACTGCTGTGAGCTacagcgaactgcagaatctGCCG CTGGACACGCACAACAACTTCAACACCGAGCACTTTGCACCCATTTACACGGTACCCGCACCGAACCTGGCCGACAATCACCTGGACGTGGAGGAGGGTCATCTTGACACCTCCTACCTGTACAAGCCTCCTTCCCAGACCCAGATCCAAACACCATCCTCCTCAGCCCGACCCCAGACATATTTGCCACCGAAGTACAGTGTGCATGAGGACGAGACCAATGACCAAACCATTCGCGATCCCATTTCGGGTTCGCAGAAACTCTTTGCCCCAGATCCAGATCCCTCGCTGCCTACCACCAAGATTCGCCCCGCCACCGAATCCTTCAATAcgcccagcaacaacaaaccgCTGCCCGCCGACGTCCAGAGCAACCATCTGCCCGCCCAGCCATTGGTTCAGATTGTGGGAGCCCAGACGGCAGCCCAAACGGCGCCAGAAATCTATCCCATTCAGTATGCCCAGCCGGCGGTGCAGTCCCAGTCCTTTATCGCCGCCATTCCGGCTGCCCACATTCCCATCTACAATCCCACCTACCTGGTGACGCAGTCCAACCAACTGTACTCGGCCCACAAGCAGCAACTCTTTAAGCCCAGCTCGGAACCGGTGGTGGAAACGGGTTACGTGAACGCCGATCTCACCCAGGAGGTGGCTAGCAATGGACAGATATTGCAGGCAGCCAAGGATCCACATCACAACATCCATCCTGTGCTTGATTCGGCGCCACAATATGCTGCTCTTATTGCCGCTCCGGCACTGGGTGATCCCAATGAGGGTGCCTACGAGACGGCCTCCTTCCACCTGCCCAATGTGGCGTCAGCGGTCACTGCCTCGGTTCCGGAAGGCGGCTTCGTGGTGTCCAACTTCTATGGCCATGCCCACGACTCGTCCCAATTGCTGCAGGCCTACGCAGAGGAGGAGGCACGTCGCCAGCAACTGGAAACAGAGCAAGCCGCCATTGAGctgcaaaagcagcagcagttgcatcTGGAGGAGCTTAAGGCACAGgcccaggagcagcagcagcaacatcagttGCATCTGGAGGAGCTGAGGGCTCAGGCTCagtaccagcagcagcaacagcagcagttcGAGGTACTGCAGGCCCAGGCACAGGAGCAAcacttgcagcagcaacaccagcagcaccagTTGCAGCtcttgcaactgcagcagcagcaacagcagttgcAGCAACCAGTGCAGCACCAtccgccgcagcagctgcaacaacagcagcagcagcagcaggtggcTCAGGATCCAGCAGCAAGTGCATTCGAGGAGCACCAGCGATtggtgcagcagcaacttggCGCCAACACGCCACTTCGCATCTTTGTGCCCGACGAGGAGGCCGCCGAATCG CGACTACAAAAGAGGTCGGATGATGTGAAAAAGGGCACGGTGGAGGATGTGTCTAGTACGGGTCAGAACGACGGCGACAGCGAGGAGTCAGCCAAAGATTTGTTCGAGGTATCCACCTCCGTCGAAGTGGCCGGCGAGCATCTCACGGCCAGCAGTAATTAG
- the LOC6607788 gene encoding mastermind-like protein 2 isoform X2, protein MRPFLLFALLLALANCEQRPLVFTNWPPKSSKQLSRPVIGAGGPGSAGAPGKQRTLVVQIHSDQPVPLVLKGRPGHGAHSHAAHLAHPHSVHPAHVLSHAHSHAHLHSHPLIHVPHQYQHQHLRGPPRPMKLSGPSPVYLKPAGSLRKPLKIKLNNVKPKTKPTFGYDKPFKYEKPTAVSYSELQNLPKLFAPDPDPSLPTTKIRPATESFNTPSNNKPLPADVQSNHLPAQPLVQIVGAQTAAQTAPEIYPIQYAQPAVQSQSFIAAIPAAHIPIYNPTYLVTQSNQLYSAHKQQLFKPSSEPVVETGYVNADLTQEVASNGQILQAAKDPHHNIHPVLDSAPQYAALIAAPALGDPNEGAYETASFHLPNVASAVTASVPEGGFVVSNFYGHAHDSSQLLQAYAEEEARRQQLETEQAAIELQKQQQLHLEELKAQAQEQQQQHQLHLEELRAQAQYQQQQQQQFEVLQAQAQEQHLQQQHQQHQLQLLQLQQQQQQLQQPVQHHPPQQLQQQQQQQQVAQDPAASAFEEHQRLVQQQLGANTPLRIFVPDEEAAESRLQKRSDDVKKGTVEDVSSTGQNDGDSEESAKDLFEVSTSVEVAGEHLTASSN, encoded by the exons ATGAGG CCATTCCTGCTGTTCGCACTGCTCCTGGCGCTGGCTAACTGCGAGCAGCGTCCGCTGGTCTTCACCAACTGGCCACCGAAGAGCTCCAAGCAGCTGAGTCGTCCCGTCATCGGAGCTGGAGGTCCTGGATCCGCTGGAGCGCCTGGGAAGCAGCGCACGCTGGTCGTCCAAATACACAGCGATCAACCGGTGCCCTTGGTACTGAAGGGTCGTCCTGGACATGGAGCGCACAGCCATGCCGCCCATCTGGCCCATCCGCACTCCGTGCATCCTGCCCATGTTCTGTCGCACGCTCATTCACATGCCCATCTTCACTCGCATCCGCTGATCCATGTGCCACATCAGTATCAGCATCAGCACCTGCGCGGACCACCGCGTCCCATGAAGCTGAGTGGTCCGTCGCCCGTGTACCTGAAGCCAGCTGGATCTCTACGGAAACCACTGAAGATCAAACTGAACAATGTGAAGCCCAAGACGAAACCCACATTCGGATACGACAAACCCTTTAAGTACGAGAAGCCCACTGCTGTGAGCTacagcgaactgcagaatctGCCG AAACTCTTTGCCCCAGATCCAGATCCCTCGCTGCCTACCACCAAGATTCGCCCCGCCACCGAATCCTTCAATAcgcccagcaacaacaaaccgCTGCCCGCCGACGTCCAGAGCAACCATCTGCCCGCCCAGCCATTGGTTCAGATTGTGGGAGCCCAGACGGCAGCCCAAACGGCGCCAGAAATCTATCCCATTCAGTATGCCCAGCCGGCGGTGCAGTCCCAGTCCTTTATCGCCGCCATTCCGGCTGCCCACATTCCCATCTACAATCCCACCTACCTGGTGACGCAGTCCAACCAACTGTACTCGGCCCACAAGCAGCAACTCTTTAAGCCCAGCTCGGAACCGGTGGTGGAAACGGGTTACGTGAACGCCGATCTCACCCAGGAGGTGGCTAGCAATGGACAGATATTGCAGGCAGCCAAGGATCCACATCACAACATCCATCCTGTGCTTGATTCGGCGCCACAATATGCTGCTCTTATTGCCGCTCCGGCACTGGGTGATCCCAATGAGGGTGCCTACGAGACGGCCTCCTTCCACCTGCCCAATGTGGCGTCAGCGGTCACTGCCTCGGTTCCGGAAGGCGGCTTCGTGGTGTCCAACTTCTATGGCCATGCCCACGACTCGTCCCAATTGCTGCAGGCCTACGCAGAGGAGGAGGCACGTCGCCAGCAACTGGAAACAGAGCAAGCCGCCATTGAGctgcaaaagcagcagcagttgcatcTGGAGGAGCTTAAGGCACAGgcccaggagcagcagcagcaacatcagttGCATCTGGAGGAGCTGAGGGCTCAGGCTCagtaccagcagcagcaacagcagcagttcGAGGTACTGCAGGCCCAGGCACAGGAGCAAcacttgcagcagcaacaccagcagcaccagTTGCAGCtcttgcaactgcagcagcagcaacagcagttgcAGCAACCAGTGCAGCACCAtccgccgcagcagctgcaacaacagcagcagcagcagcaggtggcTCAGGATCCAGCAGCAAGTGCATTCGAGGAGCACCAGCGATtggtgcagcagcaacttggCGCCAACACGCCACTTCGCATCTTTGTGCCCGACGAGGAGGCCGCCGAATCG CGACTACAAAAGAGGTCGGATGATGTGAAAAAGGGCACGGTGGAGGATGTGTCTAGTACGGGTCAGAACGACGGCGACAGCGAGGAGTCAGCCAAAGATTTGTTCGAGGTATCCACCTCCGTCGAAGTGGCCGGCGAGCATCTCACGGCCAGCAGTAATTAG
- the LOC6607789 gene encoding DNA-directed RNA polymerases I, II, and III subunit RPABC5 — MIIPIRCFTCGKVIGNKWESYLGLLQAEYTEGDALDALGLKRYCCRRMLLGHVDLIEKLLNYAPLEK; from the exons ATGATTATTCCAATCCGTTGTTTCACCTGCGGCAAGGTCATTGGCAACAAGTGGGAGTCGTATTTGGGTCTCCTGCAAGCGGAATACACCGAAGG AGATGCTCTAGATGCTTTGGGTCTAAAGAGGTACTGCTGCCGTCGCATGCTCCTGGGCCACGTGGATCTCATCGAGAAACTGCTCAACTATGCTCCTCTGGAGAAGTGA
- the LOC6607790 gene encoding methionine aminopeptidase 1, with protein MTQKCETTHCGKDATLQCPTCLKLGIKGSFFCSQPCFKGFWKEHKAIHALAAGASNSAEQDGAYNPWPQFRFTGKLRPFPQTPKRTVPNAIQRPDYADHPAGRSLSEEALRGTKIKVLDDEEIEGMRVAGRLGRECLDEGAKAVEVGITTDELDRLVHEAAIERECYPSPLNYYNFPKSCCTSVNEVICHGIPDQRPLQDGDLCNIDVTVYHRGFHGDLNETFFVGNVSEKHKKLVQVTHEALSKAIEFVRPGEKYRDIGNVIQKYVAPHGFSVVRSYCGHGIHRVFHTAPNVPHYAKNSAVGVMAPGHCFTIEPMISVGVQKAETWPDDWTAVTADGLYSAQFEQTLLVNETGCEILTKRRENNGQPWFMDKM; from the exons ATGACTCAAAAGTGCGAGACCACCCACTGCGGCAAGGATGCGACCCTGCAGTGCCCCACCTGCCTGAAGTTGGGCATCAAGGGCTCCTTTTTCTGCTCGCAGCCGTGCTTCAAAGGATTCTGGAAGGAGCACAAGGCGATTCATGCTCTTGCAG CCGGTGCCTCGAACTCTGCCGAACAGGATGGAGCCTACAATCCATGGCCACAGTTCCGCTTCACCGGCAAGCTGCGCCCGTTCCCACAGACTCCCAAGCGAACAGTTCCGAACGCCATACAACGTCCGGATTACGCCGATCATCCAGCTGGACGTTCACTCTCGGAGGAAGCCCTCCGGGGCACCAAGATTAAGGTGCTGGACGACGAGGAGATCGAGGGCATGCGAGTGGCCGGCAGATTGGGTCGGGAATGCTTGGATGAGGGCGCCAAAGCCGTGGAGGTGGGCATCACCACCGACGAACTGGATCGTTTGGTCCACGAGGCCGCCATCGAGCGGGAGTGCTATCCGTCGCCCCTGAACTACTACAACTTCCCCAAGTCCTGTTGCACATCGGTCAACGAGGTGATTTGCCACGGCATCCCTGATCAGCGTCCTCTACAGGATGGAGATCTCTGTAACATCGATGTGACCGTCTATCATCGCGGCTTCCATGGCGATCTCAACGAGACCTTCTTCGTGGGCAATGTCTCGGAGAAGCACAAGAAGCTGGTGCAGGTCACCCACGAGGCGCTCAGCAAGGCCATTGAGTTCGTGCGTCCTGGGGAGAAGTATCGCGATATTGGCAACGTAATCCAAAAGTATGTGGCACCACATGGATTCAGCGTGGTGCGCAGCTATTGCGGTCACGGCATTCACCGTGTTTTCCACACAGCTCCCAATGTGCCTCACTATGCCA AAAACTCTGCCGTAGGAGTAATGGCCCCTGGCCACTGCTTCACCATCGAGCCCATGATCTCCGTTGGCGTCCAGAAGGCTGAAACCTGGCCAGATGACTGGACTGCTGTTACCGCCGATGGCCTATACTCCGCCCAGTTTGAGCAGACACTGCTGGTCAACGAAACCGGATGCGAGATTCTCACCAAGCGTCGCGAGAACAACGGACAGCCGTGGTTCATGGACAAGATGTGA